The following are encoded together in the Arthrobacter sp. Y-9 genome:
- the dapD gene encoding 2,3,4,5-tetrahydropyridine-2,6-dicarboxylate N-succinyltransferase, which yields MTSAAPENASAQSRTAHGFGIATIAVRGEDATVLDVWFPAPALGEAAESLRSVENAPQDLIEAAAAGDDADRGTQQQVVFVQIDLDEAPADTADAYLRLHLLSHRLVAPNTINLDGLFGKLANVVWTNFGPALPEGFESVRAKLRKRGNVTVYGVDKFPRMVDYVVPTGVRIADADRVRLGAHLADGTTVMHEGFVNFNAGTLGTSMVEGRISAGVVAGNGTDVGGGASIMGTLSGGGKERVALGERVLLGANSGVGISIGDDSVVEAGLYVTAGTRVRVHGPKDADGEEQQQIVKAVELSGVPNLLFRRNSSTGEVEVLPRKGQTVELNEALHAN from the coding sequence ATGACTTCCGCAGCCCCTGAGAACGCTTCCGCCCAGAGCCGCACCGCCCACGGTTTCGGCATCGCCACCATCGCCGTCCGCGGCGAGGACGCCACCGTCCTGGACGTCTGGTTCCCGGCACCCGCCCTGGGGGAGGCCGCCGAGTCCCTGCGCTCCGTGGAGAACGCCCCGCAGGATCTGATCGAGGCGGCCGCCGCCGGGGACGACGCCGACCGCGGCACCCAGCAGCAGGTGGTCTTCGTGCAGATCGACCTGGACGAGGCCCCCGCGGACACCGCCGACGCCTACCTGCGCCTGCACCTGCTCTCCCACCGCCTCGTGGCCCCGAACACCATCAATCTGGACGGCCTCTTCGGAAAGCTCGCCAATGTCGTGTGGACCAACTTCGGCCCGGCCCTGCCCGAGGGCTTTGAAAGCGTGCGCGCCAAGCTGCGCAAGCGCGGCAACGTCACGGTGTACGGCGTGGACAAGTTCCCGCGCATGGTGGACTACGTGGTCCCCACCGGCGTGCGGATCGCCGACGCCGACCGCGTCCGCCTGGGCGCGCACCTCGCCGACGGCACCACGGTCATGCACGAGGGCTTCGTGAACTTCAACGCCGGCACCCTCGGCACCTCCATGGTGGAAGGCCGGATCTCGGCCGGCGTCGTGGCCGGCAACGGGACCGACGTCGGCGGCGGCGCCTCCATCATGGGAACCCTCTCCGGCGGCGGCAAGGAGCGCGTCGCCCTGGGTGAGCGGGTCCTGCTCGGCGCCAACTCCGGCGTGGGCATCAGCATCGGCGACGACTCGGTGGTCGAGGCCGGCCTGTACGTCACGGCCGGAACCCGGGTTCGCGTCCACGGGCCGAAGGACGCCGACGGCGAGGAGCAGCAGCAGATCGTGAAGGCCGTGGAGCTCTCCGGTGTCCCGAACCTGCTCTTCCGCCGCAACTCCAGCACGGGTGAGGTCGAGGTCCTGCCGCGCAAGGGCCAGACGGTGGAACTGAACGAGGCGCTGCACGCCAACTAG
- the dapC gene encoding succinyldiaminopimelate transaminase, translated as MAFPSESFGLSLPEYPWEALAPYRAKAAQHPGGVVDLSIGTPVDPTPAFIQDALAAAADAHGYPTVHGTPALREAVVDWFERRRNVAGLNPDAVLPTVGSKEMVAWLPFFLGLKPGDVVVRPSVAYPTYDIGAQLVGATPIAADDLDELDAATRAKVRLVWLNSPGNPTGEVRSAERLKKVVDQARAQGAVVASDECYAELGWDAWDAQRGGEAVPSVLDERVSGGDVSGLLAVYSLSKQSNLAGYRASFAAGDPVLIANQVNARKHAGMIVPAPVQAALRIALGDDAHVQAQKDLYRGRRERLLPALRHFGLDIQHSEAGLYLWSTAGEDTWTTVDRLADRGIVCGPGVFYGRRGEGFVRIALTATDERVDAAVERLLA; from the coding sequence ATGGCGTTTCCCTCCGAGAGCTTCGGTCTGAGTCTTCCCGAGTACCCCTGGGAGGCCCTCGCGCCGTACCGCGCCAAGGCGGCGCAGCACCCGGGTGGTGTGGTGGACCTGTCCATCGGCACCCCGGTGGACCCCACTCCGGCCTTCATCCAGGACGCCCTGGCGGCCGCGGCCGACGCTCACGGGTATCCCACGGTGCACGGCACCCCGGCGCTCCGAGAAGCCGTGGTCGACTGGTTCGAACGACGCCGGAACGTCGCAGGGCTGAACCCCGACGCCGTGCTGCCCACCGTCGGGTCCAAGGAGATGGTCGCCTGGCTGCCGTTCTTCCTGGGCCTGAAGCCCGGCGACGTCGTGGTGCGGCCGAGCGTCGCCTACCCCACGTATGACATCGGCGCCCAGCTGGTGGGCGCCACGCCCATCGCCGCCGACGACCTGGACGAGCTGGACGCCGCCACGCGCGCCAAGGTGCGACTGGTCTGGCTGAACTCCCCGGGCAACCCCACGGGCGAGGTCCGTTCGGCCGAACGCCTCAAGAAGGTGGTGGACCAGGCGCGTGCACAGGGCGCCGTGGTCGCCTCCGACGAGTGCTACGCCGAACTGGGATGGGACGCCTGGGACGCACAGCGAGGCGGCGAGGCCGTCCCCAGCGTGCTGGACGAGAGGGTCAGCGGGGGAGACGTGTCCGGTCTGCTCGCCGTCTACTCCCTGAGCAAGCAGTCCAATCTCGCGGGGTACCGCGCGTCGTTCGCGGCCGGTGACCCCGTCCTGATCGCCAACCAGGTCAACGCCCGCAAGCATGCCGGCATGATCGTTCCGGCGCCGGTGCAGGCCGCGCTGCGGATCGCCCTGGGGGACGATGCCCACGTGCAGGCGCAGAAGGACCTCTACCGCGGCCGCCGCGAGCGTCTCCTGCCCGCCCTCCGCCACTTCGGCCTGGACATCCAGCACTCCGAGGCCGGCCTGTATCTGTGGAGCACCGCGGGCGAGGACACCTGGACCACGGTGGACCGCCTGGCCGACCGCGGCATCGTGTGCGGCCCCGGCGTCTTCTACGGACGGCGCGGCGAAGGCTTCGTCCGCATCGCCCTCACGGCCACGGATGAGCGCGTGGACGCCGCGGTCGAACGCCTGCTCGCCTGA
- a CDS encoding WXG100 family type VII secretion target has product MGLYGADVARLRELSSAMDKSAELLKSRTRNLQAEIMNSPWKGQDARRFLQSWSSEYQPMLEKAINALSQNAKTLTAQAKEQEDASNSSGAGTGGGPGGVQKTSPEELTKSLEEISHATPAQQAAWWNALSDEDKKYLLSNPATAALIMKLDGGVPDSAQEQARKFLQDEAKRTIPVYKESLKADANLRVAWVHGGVGVSAEVVQNADGSATLRVSGKLGIGANNPTGELGATLNGEMSREYKFASLEEAMKARTQMVTDLPPDSFDKAVDATTNAPKYVLDTIDNAADKNGASSHVDRLKGSLSLEAEGKAGSASGSAKLDLAYEHNLSDGTSKGSGEFSAKGNLDLDGRRFEADGKGGLTVNWDKDHNIKSVSVAVEGTVAQGVKDSVKGVDNGLSASSTTTTGTQGSVKIDIPYTQENQQLIQQYLQHAASNDTAGVAGDLSRLYDAGSATVQVNEVVTNKNEFKVDAKVVEAKVSTEAKVTQNVVTYYKVPNDGRLDVVNGKVPPGSGGW; this is encoded by the coding sequence ATGGGCCTTTACGGAGCGGATGTCGCCAGACTCCGGGAACTGTCCAGTGCCATGGACAAATCGGCGGAACTGCTGAAATCCCGGACCAGGAATCTTCAGGCCGAGATCATGAACTCGCCCTGGAAAGGCCAGGACGCACGCCGTTTCCTGCAGAGCTGGAGCAGTGAGTACCAGCCGATGCTGGAGAAGGCCATCAACGCCTTGAGCCAGAACGCGAAGACGCTCACCGCCCAGGCGAAGGAGCAGGAGGACGCTTCCAACTCCTCTGGCGCCGGAACCGGTGGCGGCCCGGGCGGAGTTCAGAAGACCTCCCCTGAGGAGCTGACGAAATCCCTGGAGGAGATCTCCCACGCGACGCCGGCGCAGCAGGCGGCCTGGTGGAACGCCCTGTCGGACGAGGACAAGAAGTACCTCCTGAGCAATCCGGCCACCGCAGCGCTCATCATGAAGCTCGACGGCGGCGTGCCCGATTCCGCGCAGGAACAGGCCCGGAAGTTCCTGCAGGACGAGGCCAAGCGCACCATCCCGGTCTACAAGGAATCCCTCAAAGCCGACGCCAATCTCCGGGTGGCCTGGGTGCATGGAGGCGTGGGGGTGAGTGCGGAGGTCGTGCAGAACGCCGATGGTTCCGCCACCCTCAGGGTCTCCGGGAAGCTCGGCATCGGCGCCAACAACCCCACGGGTGAACTGGGCGCCACGCTCAACGGCGAGATGTCCCGCGAGTACAAGTTCGCCTCCCTGGAGGAGGCGATGAAGGCCCGCACCCAGATGGTCACGGATCTGCCGCCGGACAGCTTCGACAAGGCCGTGGACGCCACCACGAACGCCCCGAAGTACGTGCTGGACACGATCGACAACGCCGCCGACAAGAACGGCGCGTCGAGCCATGTGGACCGTCTGAAGGGCTCGCTCTCGCTCGAGGCCGAAGGCAAGGCCGGAAGCGCCTCCGGAAGCGCGAAGCTCGATCTGGCGTACGAGCACAATCTCTCGGACGGCACCTCCAAGGGTTCCGGCGAGTTCTCCGCCAAGGGCAACCTCGATCTGGACGGCCGGCGCTTCGAGGCCGACGGCAAGGGCGGCCTGACGGTCAACTGGGACAAGGACCACAACATCAAGTCGGTCTCCGTGGCCGTCGAGGGCACCGTGGCGCAGGGCGTCAAGGACTCCGTCAAGGGCGTGGACAACGGGCTGTCCGCAAGTTCCACGACCACCACCGGGACCCAGGGGTCGGTCAAGATCGACATCCCCTACACCCAGGAGAACCAGCAGCTGATCCAGCAGTACCTGCAGCATGCGGCGTCGAACGACACCGCGGGTGTGGCAGGGGATCTCTCCAGGCTCTACGACGCGGGCTCCGCCACGGTCCAGGTCAACGAGGTGGTCACGAACAAGAACGAGTTCAAGGTGGACGCCAAGGTGGTGGAAGCCAAGGTCAGCACCGAGGCCAAGGTCACGCAGAACGTGGTCACCTATTACAAGGTGCCCAACGACGGCCGCCTGGATGTGGTGAACGGCAAGGTCCCGCCGGGATCGGGTGGCTGGTGA
- a CDS encoding DUF3592 domain-containing protein, giving the protein MSTVQTIAWSIWGAFVVLMVVVSVVQVLALRRRERGMREWPRVQAVVVGHKLGPGVGDGTDGTARYFPIYQYQGPDGRVLQGRALRGGPNPYPLGSALEICVNPQKPSESYVIEKTSKVLLGCTLVFAVVFLIGSFFFLRILLG; this is encoded by the coding sequence ATGTCCACCGTTCAGACCATCGCCTGGAGCATCTGGGGAGCCTTCGTCGTCCTGATGGTGGTCGTCTCCGTGGTCCAAGTGCTCGCTTTACGACGGCGGGAGCGCGGCATGCGCGAGTGGCCGCGCGTTCAGGCCGTGGTGGTAGGCCACAAACTGGGCCCCGGGGTGGGCGATGGCACGGACGGCACAGCGCGGTATTTCCCGATCTACCAGTACCAGGGTCCCGATGGCCGGGTGCTCCAGGGGCGCGCCCTGCGGGGCGGGCCTAACCCGTATCCGTTGGGCAGCGCCCTCGAAATCTGTGTCAATCCGCAGAAGCCCAGCGAGTCTTATGTGATCGAGAAGACGAGCAAGGTCTTGCTCGGCTGCACCCTGGTGTTCGCGGTGGTCTTCCTGATCGGATCGTTCTTCTTCCTCAGGATCCTGCTGGGCTGA
- a CDS encoding TetR family transcriptional regulator C-terminal domain-containing protein: MNAAARRADVADAVFRIIATDGLARVSLREVAAEASLVVGSVRHYFKDSAELLEHAFATAHDRLEERLAARLPAVHAAVEAGDREALTEASLLLLAEFLPLDGNSAAECSARTEFRLASRGNAGLQAEAERGYRASAAVVGQVIQAFRPDGRLEDLVVEAERLMSLLDGLSLHALVHTQWLDASMCRSVLLAHLASLESPEV; this comes from the coding sequence GTGAATGCAGCAGCCCGAAGAGCCGATGTGGCCGATGCGGTCTTCCGGATCATCGCCACCGATGGCCTGGCCCGCGTGTCACTCCGGGAGGTCGCCGCGGAGGCGTCCCTCGTGGTCGGTTCCGTCCGGCACTACTTCAAGGACAGCGCTGAGCTTCTCGAGCACGCCTTCGCCACGGCCCACGACCGGCTGGAGGAGCGTCTGGCCGCCCGGCTCCCCGCCGTGCACGCGGCCGTCGAAGCCGGGGACCGGGAGGCCCTGACGGAGGCCTCGCTCCTGCTCCTCGCGGAGTTCCTGCCCCTCGACGGGAACAGCGCGGCCGAATGCAGCGCCAGGACGGAGTTCCGCCTGGCCTCTCGGGGGAACGCCGGGCTCCAGGCAGAGGCCGAGCGCGGCTACCGGGCGTCCGCCGCCGTCGTCGGGCAGGTCATCCAGGCCTTCCGGCCGGACGGGAGGCTGGAGGATCTGGTGGTGGAGGCGGAACGCCTCATGTCACTGCTGGACGGGCTCTCCCTCCACGCCCTCGTGCACACGCAGTGGCTGGACGCGTCCATGTGCCGGAGCGTGCTGCTGGCCCATCTGGCGAGCCTGGAGTCTCCCGAGGTTTAA
- a CDS encoding citrate synthase translates to MTEHKSATLRHENGELQLPRIAAVEGNDGYDVSKLLKATGAVTYDPGFMNTAATSSAITYIDGDAGILRYRGYPIEQLAQHSSFLEVSYLLIYGELPTPTELEEFDQKIRRHTLLHEDLKGFFGGFPRDAHPMPVLSSAVSALSTFYQDSLDPFNQEQVELSTIRLLAKVPVIAAYAHKKSIGQPMLYPDNSMNLVENFLRLSFGLPVEQYELDPTIVKALDLLLILHADHEQNCSTSTVRLVGSANANLFASVSAGINALFGPAHGGANEAVLKMLRQIQADGIKPEDYMEKVKNKEDGVRLMGFGHRVYKNYDPRAKIIKATAHEVLGKLGGNDELLDIAMRLEEKALADDYFIQRKLYPNVDFYTGLIYKAMGFPEKMFTVLFAIGRLPGWIAQWREMINDPATKIGRPRQLYTGYPERNYPAV, encoded by the coding sequence ATGACTGAGCACAAGAGCGCAACGCTCCGCCATGAAAACGGCGAGCTGCAACTTCCCCGTATCGCCGCGGTGGAGGGCAACGACGGGTATGACGTCTCCAAGCTCCTGAAGGCCACGGGCGCCGTCACCTACGACCCCGGGTTCATGAACACGGCGGCCACTTCGTCCGCCATCACCTACATCGACGGCGACGCCGGGATCCTGCGCTACCGCGGGTACCCGATCGAGCAGCTGGCGCAGCACTCCAGCTTCCTCGAGGTCTCCTACCTCCTGATCTACGGCGAACTGCCGACCCCCACCGAGCTCGAAGAGTTCGACCAGAAGATCCGCCGTCACACCCTGCTGCACGAGGATCTCAAGGGCTTCTTCGGAGGTTTCCCCCGTGACGCGCACCCGATGCCGGTGCTCTCCTCCGCCGTTTCCGCGCTGTCCACCTTCTACCAGGATTCCCTGGACCCCTTCAACCAGGAGCAGGTGGAGCTCTCCACCATCCGCCTCCTGGCCAAGGTCCCGGTCATCGCGGCGTACGCCCACAAGAAGTCCATCGGACAGCCGATGCTGTACCCGGACAACTCGATGAACCTGGTGGAGAACTTCCTGCGCCTGTCCTTCGGTCTCCCGGTGGAACAGTACGAGCTGGACCCGACCATCGTGAAGGCCCTGGACCTGCTGCTCATCCTGCACGCGGACCACGAGCAGAACTGCTCCACCTCCACGGTCCGCCTGGTGGGCTCGGCCAACGCCAACCTCTTCGCGTCCGTCTCCGCCGGCATCAACGCCCTCTTCGGTCCCGCCCACGGCGGCGCCAACGAGGCCGTGCTGAAGATGCTGCGCCAGATCCAGGCCGACGGCATCAAGCCGGAGGACTACATGGAGAAGGTGAAGAACAAGGAGGACGGCGTCCGCCTCATGGGCTTCGGTCACCGCGTGTACAAGAACTACGACCCGCGCGCCAAGATCATCAAGGCGACCGCTCATGAGGTCCTCGGCAAGCTCGGCGGCAACGACGAACTGCTGGACATCGCGATGCGCCTGGAGGAGAAGGCCCTGGCGGATGACTACTTCATCCAGCGCAAGCTCTACCCGAACGTGGACTTTTACACCGGCCTGATCTACAAGGCCATGGGCTTCCCCGAGAAGATGTTCACCGTGCTGTTCGCCATCGGCCGTCTGCCGGGCTGGATCGCCCAGTGGCGCGAGATGATCAACGATCCCGCCACCAAGATCGGCCGCCCGCGCCAGCTCTACACGGGCTACCCGGAGCGCAACTACCCGGCGGTCTGA
- the fdxA gene encoding ferredoxin codes for MTYVIAQPCVDVKDKACIEECPVDCIYEGERSLYIHPDECVDCGACEPVCPVEAIYYEDDVPDEWSEYYKANVEFFVDLGSPGGAAKVGNTGTDHPFISALPPQNQD; via the coding sequence GTGACGTACGTAATCGCGCAGCCTTGCGTGGACGTGAAGGACAAGGCCTGCATTGAGGAATGCCCGGTCGACTGTATCTACGAAGGCGAGCGTTCCCTCTACATCCACCCGGACGAGTGCGTCGACTGCGGCGCCTGCGAGCCGGTCTGCCCCGTCGAGGCCATCTACTACGAGGACGACGTCCCCGACGAGTGGAGCGAGTACTACAAGGCCAATGTCGAGTTCTTCGTCGACCTCGGTTCGCCCGGCGGCGCCGCCAAGGTCGGCAACACGGGAACGGACCACCCGTTCATCTCGGCCCTTCCTCCGCAGAACCAGGACTGA
- the galE gene encoding UDP-glucose 4-epimerase GalE — MTILVTGGSGYIGSHTVLALQEAGHDVVVMDNLSNSSEESLRRVAQLSGKPVPFHQVDLTDPEGLDRLFSAYDFTAVIHFAGLKAVGESASIPLEYYYRNVAGTINLLRAMDAHDVRSIVFSSSATVYGEHNPIPYIEKMEIGASNPYGRTKEQIEDILSDLSAADERWSVALLRYFNPVGAHPSGLIGEDPQGIPNNLVPYIAQVAVGRREKLMVFGGDYDTPDGTCLRDYIHVVDLAEGHLAALNHIASRTGAFRWNLGSGRGSSVLEVLKSFEQAVGRPLPYEITGRRQGDLPAFWADPSSALADLGWSTTRSLDEMCEDHWRWQKNNPNGYAS; from the coding sequence ATGACGATTTTGGTTACCGGCGGTTCCGGCTACATCGGTTCGCACACCGTCCTGGCCCTCCAGGAGGCCGGACATGACGTGGTGGTGATGGACAATCTGTCCAATTCGAGCGAGGAGTCGCTGCGCCGGGTGGCGCAGCTCAGCGGCAAGCCGGTCCCCTTCCATCAGGTGGACCTCACCGACCCGGAAGGCCTGGACCGGCTGTTCTCCGCCTACGACTTCACCGCGGTGATCCACTTCGCGGGCCTGAAGGCCGTGGGCGAATCCGCGAGCATCCCGCTCGAGTACTACTACCGGAACGTGGCCGGCACCATCAATCTCCTCCGCGCCATGGACGCCCACGACGTGCGCAGCATCGTCTTCAGCTCCTCCGCCACGGTGTACGGGGAGCACAACCCCATCCCGTACATCGAGAAGATGGAGATCGGCGCGAGCAACCCCTACGGCCGCACCAAGGAGCAGATCGAGGACATCCTCAGTGACCTCAGTGCCGCGGACGAGCGCTGGTCCGTGGCACTCCTGCGCTACTTCAACCCGGTCGGAGCCCACCCCTCGGGCCTCATCGGCGAGGACCCGCAGGGCATCCCCAACAACCTGGTGCCGTACATCGCCCAGGTCGCGGTGGGGCGCCGCGAGAAGCTCATGGTGTTCGGCGGCGACTATGACACTCCGGACGGGACCTGCCTGCGGGACTACATCCACGTCGTGGACCTCGCCGAGGGCCACCTCGCCGCGCTGAACCACATCGCCTCCCGCACCGGCGCCTTCCGCTGGAACCTGGGCTCCGGACGGGGGTCCAGCGTCCTGGAAGTGCTCAAGTCGTTCGAGCAGGCCGTGGGGCGCCCGCTCCCCTACGAGATCACCGGCCGACGTCAGGGCGATCTCCCAGCCTTCTGGGCCGACCCCTCCTCCGCCCTGGCCGATCTCGGCTGGTCCACCACTCGGTCCCTCGACGAGATGTGCGAGGACCACTGGCGCTGGCAGAAGAACAACCCGAACGGCTACGCCTCCTGA